A single region of the Streptomyces sp. NBC_00425 genome encodes:
- a CDS encoding helix-turn-helix transcriptional regulator — translation MDETLGTALHRWRDRLSPADVGLTSRPGRRAVGLRREELAELAGLSVDYVVRLEQGRAKSPSAQVVASLTRALQLQPMERDHAYRLAGLLPPQEGTVSTHVPAGVQRMLARLGEFPVGVFSADWTLLSWTPAWAVLMGDPGARTHDERNLARAVFGAGPSRLASWPVLHDDDVLKPALVADLRTALIDYPRDRGLTDLVEELRSTSAEFARLWGEGTVGPHVSARKTVVHPVVGDVMCDCDVLTVPGCDIRLVVYTVAAGSTDAEKLEFLRVTNGVRADGPTTPGPGLFSTP, via the coding sequence GTGGACGAGACCCTGGGCACGGCACTGCACCGCTGGCGCGACCGCCTTTCGCCCGCCGACGTCGGACTGACCTCACGGCCCGGACGGCGCGCGGTGGGGCTGCGACGTGAGGAGCTCGCAGAACTGGCCGGGCTGTCGGTCGACTATGTGGTCCGCTTGGAACAGGGCCGTGCCAAAAGCCCATCGGCGCAGGTCGTCGCGAGCCTGACCAGGGCCCTGCAACTGCAGCCCATGGAGCGCGATCACGCCTACCGGCTGGCCGGCCTTCTGCCTCCCCAGGAAGGAACGGTATCCACGCATGTCCCGGCCGGGGTCCAACGGATGCTGGCCCGCCTCGGGGAGTTTCCCGTGGGCGTGTTCAGCGCCGACTGGACCCTGCTGTCCTGGACCCCCGCATGGGCAGTACTGATGGGCGACCCTGGCGCACGGACACACGACGAGCGCAACCTGGCACGGGCGGTCTTCGGTGCAGGGCCCAGCCGGCTCGCGTCCTGGCCCGTGCTCCATGACGACGACGTCCTGAAACCCGCCCTCGTCGCCGACCTGCGCACAGCTCTCATCGACTACCCGCGCGACCGTGGGCTGACCGACCTTGTCGAGGAACTGCGTTCCACCAGCGCGGAGTTCGCCCGTCTGTGGGGCGAGGGCACGGTCGGCCCGCACGTCTCGGCCCGCAAGACCGTCGTACACCCCGTGGTGGGCGACGTGATGTGCGACTGCGACGTGCTCACCGTCCCGGGCTGCGACATCCGCCTCGTCGTCTACACGGTGGCCGCGGGTTCCACCGACGCGGAAAAGCTGGAGTTCCTACGGGTCACCAACGGCGTCCGCGCCGACGGCCCCACAACCCCCGGGCCCGGCCTGTTCTCCACGCCGTAA
- a CDS encoding ArsR/SmtB family transcription factor yields MTIVFRVPAGGAERVGFAYSPTMEAVLSLHVLVEPKHHPVQHRWVRAMRKLSPALKREIEAFSYAVRSYFPEFLFPRPTGGLADFADELAALRGADPELVRLEFAVPLLTPWPGGGEGRDPRVLDEPEVRGLLRERLARESDEAMAAMLLGDPRALLERFLSLLERYWREAFEEEWARLEPELAAGVSEAGHQIEQRGLYGMLRGLWPEVRSDPQAERFWLERPHDHEVAVGQDDTLVLAPSAYVWPHVRVNCDGPWPLGLVFPVSSIVREARPRIPPTQLVGTLRALADDTRLRALRLLAERPRSTQELAPLVGVSEAALSKHLRVLADAGLLERRREGYYVLYRLVSGHVAGLTPSLERFLHGDGGGTD; encoded by the coding sequence ATGACGATCGTGTTCCGGGTTCCGGCCGGTGGTGCGGAGCGGGTGGGGTTCGCCTACTCGCCGACGATGGAAGCCGTACTGAGTCTCCATGTGCTGGTGGAGCCCAAGCACCACCCCGTCCAGCACCGTTGGGTGCGTGCGATGCGTAAGCTGTCCCCGGCGCTGAAGCGGGAGATCGAGGCGTTCTCCTACGCGGTGCGCTCGTATTTCCCCGAGTTTCTGTTTCCGCGGCCGACCGGTGGACTGGCGGACTTCGCCGACGAACTGGCTGCCCTGCGTGGGGCGGATCCGGAGCTGGTCCGCCTGGAGTTCGCCGTCCCCCTGCTCACGCCCTGGCCGGGCGGCGGTGAGGGCAGGGATCCGCGTGTGCTGGACGAACCGGAGGTACGCGGCCTGTTGAGGGAGCGCCTCGCACGGGAAAGCGACGAAGCGATGGCCGCGATGCTCCTCGGCGACCCGCGCGCGTTGCTGGAGCGGTTCCTGAGCCTGCTGGAGCGCTACTGGCGGGAGGCGTTCGAGGAGGAATGGGCTCGGCTCGAACCCGAACTCGCCGCCGGCGTCAGCGAGGCCGGGCACCAGATCGAGCAGCGGGGCCTGTACGGGATGCTGCGCGGACTGTGGCCGGAGGTGCGCAGCGATCCGCAGGCCGAACGCTTCTGGCTGGAGCGGCCGCACGACCACGAGGTCGCCGTCGGCCAGGACGACACACTCGTGCTCGCCCCCAGCGCCTATGTGTGGCCGCACGTACGCGTCAACTGCGACGGTCCGTGGCCTCTCGGGCTCGTCTTCCCCGTCTCCTCGATCGTCCGGGAAGCCCGCCCAAGGATTCCACCCACCCAGCTCGTCGGCACACTCCGCGCACTCGCCGACGACACCCGGCTGCGCGCCCTCCGGCTGCTCGCCGAACGCCCGCGCAGCACACAGGAGTTGGCCCCGCTCGTCGGCGTCAGCGAGGCTGCCCTGTCCAAGCACCTGCGCGTGCTGGCGGACGCGGGCCTGCTGGAGCGCCGCCGCGAGGGCTACTACGTTCTGTACCGGCTCGTGTCCGGGCATGTGGCGGGCCTGACTCCCAGCTTGGAACGCTTCCTGCACGGAGACGGCGGGGGGACTGATTAG
- a CDS encoding recombinase family protein gives MLRAGVDRDHIHLDTASGAKASRPKLDLVMQLLRGGDTLKVTRLDRLSRSVLHLVTLGADLRERGIGLHVIEQGIDTSTMDLVLPLVRTPLPAQHLL, from the coding sequence ATGCTGCGGGCCGGCGTCGACCGCGACCACATCCACCTCGACACCGCGAGCGGCGCGAAGGCGTCCCGCCCGAAGCTCGACCTGGTCATGCAGCTGCTGCGTGGGGGCGACACGCTGAAGGTGACCCGGCTCGACCGGCTCTCCCGTTCCGTGCTGCACCTGGTGACCCTCGGCGCGGACCTGCGCGAGCGTGGGATCGGACTGCACGTCATCGAACAGGGCATCGACACGTCCACGATGGACCTGGTCCTGCCGCTGGTCCGTACGCCCCTACCGGCGCAACACCTGCTCTAA
- a CDS encoding SDR family NAD(P)-dependent oxidoreductase: protein MTTTFITGANKSLGHETARRLIEAGHTVLVGARDPERGRAAADALGARFVQIDVTDDASVAAAAADIGAREGGIDVLINNAGVFGTHSPADQITAADASEVFEVNVVGIVRVTHAFLPLLRKSASPVIVNVSSGMGSFAVTHDAERVESRNLAPLYTASKAAVTMLTTQYAKSWPDVKVNAADPGYTATDFNGHSGPQTVTEGTDAIVELATIGPDGPTGTYRDRHGEMAW from the coding sequence ATGACCACAACATTCATCACCGGAGCCAACAAGTCCCTCGGGCATGAGACCGCCCGTCGCTTGATCGAGGCCGGCCACACCGTCCTCGTCGGTGCGCGTGATCCGGAGCGCGGCCGGGCGGCCGCCGACGCACTCGGCGCCCGTTTCGTCCAGATCGATGTGACGGATGACGCGTCGGTGGCTGCGGCCGCCGCCGACATCGGGGCTCGCGAGGGCGGCATCGACGTCCTGATCAACAACGCAGGCGTCTTCGGGACGCACAGCCCCGCCGACCAGATCACGGCCGCTGACGCCAGTGAGGTGTTCGAGGTCAATGTCGTCGGGATCGTCCGGGTGACGCACGCGTTCCTGCCTTTGCTGCGCAAGTCCGCGAGCCCGGTCATCGTCAATGTGTCCAGCGGAATGGGATCGTTCGCGGTCACCCACGACGCAGAGCGCGTCGAGTCGAGGAACCTCGCGCCGCTCTACACGGCGTCGAAGGCTGCCGTGACCATGCTGACCACGCAGTACGCGAAGTCCTGGCCGGACGTGAAGGTGAACGCGGCCGACCCGGGCTACACAGCGACCGATTTCAACGGGCACAGCGGCCCGCAGACCGTGACCGAGGGCACCGACGCGATCGTCGAACTCGCCACCATCGGGCCGGACGGACCGACGGGAACCTACCGCGACCGTCATGGTGAGATGGCCTGGTGA
- a CDS encoding MerR family transcriptional regulator — MRIGELSTRTGVSPRSLRYYEEQGLLTSSRSDTGQRHYSAAAVQRVSLIRQLLDAGMSSRVIATVLPCVDVPGDLGVAEETFTAMMRERERIDADIAHLIETRAALDVLIRANSRHRAELSKSPEPTARLA, encoded by the coding sequence ATGCGGATCGGCGAGCTGTCCACGCGCACGGGCGTGAGTCCGCGCTCATTGCGGTACTACGAAGAGCAGGGCCTGCTGACCAGCTCACGCTCCGATACCGGGCAGCGTCACTATTCCGCTGCGGCGGTCCAGCGCGTGTCGCTCATCCGGCAGCTGCTCGACGCGGGTATGTCCAGCCGGGTGATCGCGACTGTGCTGCCGTGTGTGGACGTCCCGGGCGACCTGGGCGTCGCCGAGGAGACGTTCACGGCGATGATGCGCGAGCGCGAGCGGATCGACGCCGACATCGCGCACCTGATCGAGACCAGGGCTGCGCTCGACGTGCTGATCAGGGCCAACAGCCGGCACCGGGCGGAGTTGTCCAAGTCGCCGGAGCCGACGGCACGGTTGGCCTGA
- a CDS encoding NADP-dependent oxidoreductase — MGQAWGFGRYGGPEVQEFFDRPDPVPGRGEVLIRVDVAGVNPLDHMLRSGLVPGLDGGRPFPRVLGMEAAGTVLARGEDVDGLEVGDAVFGFALTGGGTYAETTVLSAPNTARIPAGLSATVAATLPVTGTTAVDVLDQLGLPAGATVLVNGVGGGVGLAVARLAVGRELRVIGTGSTAKREQAEAIGVRFVDYTAGDVVDTARELVPDGFDGIVDLVGGASLRTVAPLARDPRNVIAVGDMSVPDLGGRFVERRLDRESLERSARLALDGVLAPVITAVHPFSDAPAALATVENGHGAGKVVIKVG; from the coding sequence ATGGGGCAGGCGTGGGGTTTCGGCAGGTATGGCGGGCCCGAGGTGCAGGAGTTCTTCGATCGTCCCGATCCCGTCCCCGGTCGCGGCGAGGTGCTGATCCGGGTCGACGTGGCCGGCGTGAATCCCCTCGACCACATGCTGCGCTCGGGTCTGGTCCCCGGGCTCGACGGCGGGCGTCCGTTTCCCCGTGTGCTTGGCATGGAGGCAGCGGGAACCGTTCTCGCCCGGGGCGAGGACGTCGACGGGCTCGAGGTGGGTGACGCGGTCTTCGGCTTCGCACTCACTGGTGGCGGCACCTACGCCGAGACGACGGTGCTGTCCGCGCCGAACACCGCGCGCATTCCAGCGGGCCTGTCCGCGACCGTGGCGGCAACGCTGCCCGTGACCGGGACGACCGCGGTGGACGTGCTCGACCAGCTCGGCCTCCCGGCCGGTGCCACGGTCCTGGTCAACGGGGTCGGGGGCGGGGTCGGCCTCGCCGTCGCCCGGCTGGCCGTCGGGCGCGAGCTGCGTGTGATCGGCACCGGGAGTACCGCCAAGCGCGAGCAGGCCGAGGCCATCGGGGTGCGGTTCGTCGACTACACCGCCGGGGACGTCGTCGACACGGCCCGCGAGCTGGTACCGGACGGCTTCGACGGGATCGTCGACCTGGTCGGAGGCGCCTCGCTGCGGACGGTCGCTCCGCTGGCCCGGGATCCCCGCAACGTCATCGCCGTGGGTGACATGTCTGTGCCCGATCTCGGTGGGCGCTTCGTCGAGCGGCGCCTGGACCGGGAGAGTTTGGAGCGGTCCGCCCGGCTGGCCCTCGACGGAGTTCTCGCACCCGTGATCACTGCGGTCCATCCGTTCTCCGACGCCCCGGCCGCCCTGGCCACCGTCGAGAACGGTCACGGTGCGGGCAAGGTTGTCATCAAGGTGGGATGA
- a CDS encoding MFS transporter produces MSLLRDRNFLLLFVGQGISRFGDGLYTAATAWLAWSLTKDPTAVAVVSVSAFAPAFVATFVVASYADRRDRRQLMIATDLARVAVVAVALVLLSLDLLNLPLLVATTALLALIGAPFAPARNAIVPQIVPDGRLQQANGLLQVAFRAAFFVGPLMLAPLLAFGSLQAALVVNGLTFLGSAAAVAAIRVTRPAPTSGQTGLWSDLGAGLRAVRAAPDVLVVIVTFVLALALTNGFLTVGLVAVVGQGGQYGLLLGVAGVAEVVGALLLAGLRIRRLAPAAVLAWALLGVFRAPLGTVTSTTMAAVLLTATGLASALTDIPLIALVQQRIPSHHLAKALGLWEAGVAGALATSPFVASTAITLAGVESAFLLSGAAVVVLAVTATLTLACVGARKPGQEPFVTADGTASVATPEEQW; encoded by the coding sequence ATGTCACTGCTGAGGGACCGCAACTTCCTGCTTCTCTTCGTCGGCCAGGGCATCTCCCGCTTCGGCGACGGCCTGTACACCGCCGCGACCGCCTGGCTGGCCTGGTCACTGACGAAGGACCCCACGGCCGTCGCCGTGGTGAGCGTCTCCGCGTTCGCGCCCGCGTTCGTGGCCACCTTCGTCGTCGCCTCGTACGCCGACCGCCGCGACCGCCGGCAACTGATGATCGCCACCGACCTGGCCCGGGTCGCCGTCGTAGCCGTGGCTCTGGTCCTGCTCTCGCTCGACCTGCTGAACCTTCCCCTGCTCGTGGCGACGACGGCGCTTCTGGCGCTGATCGGCGCCCCGTTCGCCCCGGCCCGCAACGCCATCGTCCCGCAGATCGTGCCGGACGGCCGTCTCCAGCAGGCCAACGGACTGCTGCAAGTCGCCTTCCGGGCCGCCTTCTTCGTCGGCCCGCTCATGCTCGCGCCCCTGTTGGCCTTCGGCTCGCTGCAGGCCGCGCTGGTGGTGAACGGACTGACCTTTCTCGGCTCGGCGGCCGCCGTGGCCGCCATCCGCGTGACCCGCCCCGCCCCGACCAGCGGTCAGACGGGGCTGTGGTCCGATCTCGGCGCCGGGCTCAGGGCAGTGCGGGCCGCTCCCGATGTACTCGTGGTCATCGTGACTTTCGTGCTCGCGCTCGCACTGACCAACGGCTTCCTGACCGTCGGGCTTGTCGCGGTCGTGGGACAGGGCGGTCAGTACGGCCTGCTGCTCGGCGTCGCCGGGGTCGCTGAAGTGGTGGGCGCCCTGCTCCTGGCCGGTCTGCGCATCCGCAGACTCGCACCGGCCGCGGTGCTGGCATGGGCCCTGCTCGGGGTCTTCCGGGCTCCGCTCGGAACGGTCACCTCCACGACCATGGCGGCAGTTCTTCTCACCGCTACGGGGCTGGCCTCGGCCCTCACGGACATTCCCCTGATCGCACTGGTGCAGCAGCGCATACCGAGCCATCATCTGGCGAAGGCGCTCGGCCTGTGGGAGGCCGGGGTGGCAGGAGCCCTGGCGACCTCCCCCTTTGTGGCCTCGACCGCCATCACCCTCGCCGGAGTCGAGAGCGCCTTTCTGCTCTCGGGAGCTGCTGTTGTGGTGCTGGCCGTGACCGCCACGCTCACCCTTGCATGCGTCGGCGCACGGAAGCCCGGCCAGGAGCCATTCGTCACGGCCGACGGCACGGCAAGCGTCGCGACACCGGAAGAACAGTGGTGA